The following are encoded together in the Mesoterricola sediminis genome:
- the recG gene encoding ATP-dependent DNA helicase RecG: MSGALPLYPLTSKVTAMRGVGPAFAEALEGAGITTVKELLWSLPYRYVDRGSLRKIAELDGAWGAEREVVTVQGVLKDIRSTTTRVRRMALTEALLQDGTGTLRLVWFNQSYLARALRPGDRILAFGPVAATRTGLEMRGPAFENLGKGDPEDGLWSRRYLPLYRRLGPLGGRFRQRLVQEALARAAEPGEWLPPELTRGIPDTLSALRLLHQPPDDADAGDLEAHATPAHRRLACEELFAFALGVCIRKAGRMARRGHAVPTSPELRERLRALLPFRLTGAQRTAFKEIVDDLTSGRVMNRLLQGDVGSGKTLVAFLALAMVAETGGQGALLVPTEVLARQHAATFRRLLGDGADRMELLLGPMKAAEKRKALARIASGEASYVVGTHALFQESVAFQRLQLVVVDEQHRFGVRQREAIKEKGLDPHWLVMSATPIPRSLALALFGDLEQSVLDELPPGRQPITTRLVAPDDAEAAWDRVERELEAGRQAFVISPAIDPQDEAKVPLRDIQAMEALLRARFPDAPLAIVHGRLKADELAARMEAFVKGEARLLLATTVVEVGVDVPNATVMVVDHAERFGLSQLHQLRGRVGRGSHRSHFIMLSASETERLRVLTETQDGFRIAQKDLELRGPGEFFGTRQAGLPRFQAADLVRDRLLLQKCREAAEKALARGLGEAQRDWLRQEQARLRLAEIS; encoded by the coding sequence ATGTCCGGCGCCCTTCCGCTCTACCCCCTGACCTCCAAGGTCACCGCCATGCGGGGGGTCGGGCCCGCCTTCGCCGAGGCGCTGGAGGGCGCGGGCATCACCACGGTGAAGGAGCTCCTCTGGTCCCTCCCGTACCGCTACGTGGACCGGGGCAGCCTCCGGAAGATCGCGGAGCTGGACGGGGCCTGGGGCGCCGAGCGGGAGGTGGTGACGGTCCAGGGCGTCCTCAAGGACATCCGCTCCACCACGACCCGGGTGCGCCGCATGGCCCTCACGGAGGCCCTGCTCCAGGACGGCACGGGCACCCTGAGGCTGGTCTGGTTCAACCAGTCCTACCTGGCGAGGGCCCTGAGGCCCGGGGACCGGATCCTGGCCTTCGGCCCGGTCGCGGCCACCCGCACCGGCCTGGAGATGCGCGGCCCGGCCTTCGAGAACCTCGGGAAGGGCGATCCCGAGGACGGCCTCTGGTCGCGGCGCTACCTTCCCCTCTACCGGCGCCTGGGACCCCTCGGCGGCCGGTTCCGGCAGCGGCTGGTGCAGGAGGCCCTGGCCCGGGCCGCGGAGCCCGGCGAATGGCTTCCCCCCGAGCTCACCCGGGGCATCCCCGACACCCTTTCGGCCCTGCGGCTCCTGCACCAGCCCCCCGACGACGCCGACGCCGGCGACCTGGAGGCCCACGCCACCCCCGCCCACCGGCGCCTGGCCTGCGAGGAGCTCTTCGCCTTCGCCCTGGGCGTCTGCATCCGCAAGGCCGGGCGCATGGCGCGGCGCGGCCATGCCGTCCCCACCTCGCCGGAGCTGCGGGAGCGCCTGCGCGCGCTGCTCCCGTTCCGGCTCACGGGCGCCCAGCGCACCGCCTTCAAGGAGATCGTGGACGACCTGACCTCCGGGCGGGTGATGAACCGCCTCCTCCAGGGGGACGTGGGCAGCGGCAAGACCCTCGTGGCCTTCCTGGCCCTGGCCATGGTCGCCGAGACGGGAGGGCAGGGGGCCCTCCTGGTGCCCACGGAGGTCCTGGCCCGCCAGCACGCGGCCACCTTCCGCCGGCTCCTGGGGGACGGCGCGGACCGGATGGAGCTCCTGCTGGGCCCCATGAAGGCCGCCGAGAAGCGCAAGGCCCTGGCCCGCATCGCCTCCGGGGAGGCCTCCTACGTGGTGGGGACCCACGCCCTCTTCCAGGAGTCCGTCGCCTTCCAGCGCCTCCAGCTCGTGGTCGTCGACGAACAGCACCGCTTCGGGGTGCGCCAGCGGGAGGCCATCAAGGAGAAGGGCCTCGACCCGCACTGGCTCGTCATGAGCGCCACGCCCATCCCCCGCAGCCTGGCCCTGGCCCTGTTCGGGGACCTGGAGCAGTCGGTCCTCGACGAGCTGCCGCCGGGGCGCCAGCCCATCACGACCCGCCTCGTGGCCCCCGACGACGCGGAAGCGGCCTGGGACCGGGTGGAGCGGGAACTGGAGGCCGGACGCCAGGCCTTCGTCATCAGCCCCGCCATCGATCCCCAGGACGAGGCCAAGGTGCCCCTGCGGGACATCCAGGCCATGGAGGCCCTCCTGCGGGCCCGCTTCCCGGACGCGCCCCTGGCCATCGTCCACGGCCGCCTCAAGGCCGACGAACTGGCCGCGCGCATGGAGGCCTTCGTGAAGGGCGAGGCCCGCCTCCTCCTGGCCACCACGGTGGTGGAGGTCGGCGTGGACGTCCCCAACGCCACCGTGATGGTGGTGGACCACGCCGAGCGCTTCGGCCTCAGCCAGCTCCACCAGCTCCGCGGCCGGGTGGGCCGGGGCAGCCACCGCAGCCACTTCATCATGCTCTCGGCCAGCGAGACGGAGCGCCTGCGGGTGCTCACGGAGACCCAGGACGGCTTCCGGATCGCCCAGAAGGATCTGGAGCTGCGCGGGCCGGGCGAGTTCTTCGGGACGCGCCAGGCCGGCCTCCCCCGGTTCCAGGCCGCCGACCTCGTGCGGGACCGCCTCCTCCTCCAGAAGTGCCGCGAGGCCGCCGAGAAGGCCCTGGCCCGCGGCCTCGGCGAGGCCCAGCGCGACTGGCTGCGCCAGGAACAGGCCCGCCTGCGGCTGGCGGAGATCAGCTAG
- a CDS encoding transposase yields MWAKLEPLLPPERGGMGRSRHPNRPMVEAILWRHRTGAPWRDLPEELDEAASRQG; encoded by the coding sequence ATGTGGGCAAAGCTTGAACCGCTCCTTCCGCCAGAGCGTGGAGGGATGGGGCGATCCCGTCACCCCAACCGTCCCATGGTGGAGGCGATCCTGTGGAGGCACAGGACTGGGGCGCCGTGGAGGGACCTGCCGGAGGAATTGGACGAAGCCGCTTCGCGGCAGGGGTGA
- a CDS encoding tyrosine-type recombinase/integrase — protein MAVSLSLSRFAGDLQMANRAHKTIQQYVASVRRFEEFLGHDPCDASQESVRRWVDVLRQQAIGASRLALHYSALKFLYARTLGQPEKVAWITVPKAKAHLPSTLSQAEVARLLDGFTTTKYRTFFTLVYATGLRINEACRLETRDIDAMQQVIHVRDGKGGKDRMVPMGAKLYRALRTYYKHMQPPKPWLFASKSGGPLCADTARRALLCAAAVSGIGKFVNPHLLRHAFATHLLESGEDLRKIQVVLGHASITSTQIYTQVAPGQIAAVRSPLEDLPE, from the coding sequence ATGGCGGTCAGTTTATCTCTGTCCCGGTTCGCCGGGGACCTTCAAATGGCGAACCGCGCCCATAAGACGATCCAGCAGTACGTCGCATCGGTGAGGCGTTTCGAGGAATTCCTTGGCCACGACCCATGCGACGCCAGCCAGGAATCGGTGCGGCGGTGGGTGGACGTCCTCCGGCAGCAGGCCATCGGAGCCTCCCGGCTGGCCCTCCACTACTCAGCCTTGAAGTTCCTCTATGCCCGGACCCTGGGCCAGCCCGAGAAGGTGGCCTGGATCACCGTCCCCAAGGCCAAGGCCCACCTGCCTTCCACCTTGAGCCAGGCTGAGGTTGCGCGGCTGCTGGACGGGTTCACCACCACGAAATACCGCACCTTCTTCACTCTGGTCTACGCCACCGGCCTGCGGATCAACGAGGCCTGCCGGCTCGAGACCCGGGACATCGACGCCATGCAGCAGGTGATCCACGTCCGCGATGGAAAGGGCGGCAAGGACCGGATGGTGCCCATGGGGGCCAAGCTCTACCGGGCGCTGCGGACCTACTACAAGCACATGCAGCCCCCGAAGCCTTGGCTGTTCGCCTCCAAGTCGGGAGGGCCCCTCTGCGCGGACACCGCCCGGCGCGCCCTCCTTTGCGCAGCGGCCGTCTCCGGCATCGGCAAGTTCGTGAACCCCCACCTTCTGCGCCACGCGTTCGCGACCCACCTGCTGGAGAGCGGCGAGGACCTGCGCAAGATCCAGGTGGTCCTGGGCCACGCCAGCATCACCTCCACCCAGATCTACACCCAGGTGGCGCCAGGCCAGATCGCCGCCGTGCGAAGCCCTCTGGAGGACCTGCCGGAGTAG
- a CDS encoding IS91 family transposase gives MGFTRPRFDIADIVRLHRDALESRVALNRQQRRVLTAIGQCRTAALGGHKEVCEHGDFERIAYNSCRDRHCPKCQALAQERWLDKETQRLLDVPHFHLVFTLPAELRFLARQYPAKFYGALFRAATKTLLKLFRSRLKAIPGLLLVLHTWTRELTFHPHLHVLVTAGGLALDGGGFIPSGKNYLFPVAMMGEVFRAKMLNALGRLQAKGAFPEVPKELYASRMATVSDLDWGVHAKKPFGHSSHVAGYLARYTHRVGIANSRLLDVTEDRVTFATKNGNTATVHPVEFLERLVQHVLPPGFHKIRHAGLYGSLQAGGLLEKARAIVGTCKKPRKDPSDLERVERESQTCPVCGGALRRTPLPATIRAPPEDDPC, from the coding sequence GTGGGGTTCACCCGACCCCGTTTCGACATCGCCGACATCGTCCGCCTCCACCGCGACGCCCTGGAAAGCCGGGTTGCCTTGAACCGGCAGCAGCGCCGCGTCCTCACGGCCATCGGCCAATGCCGCACCGCGGCCCTGGGCGGGCACAAGGAGGTCTGCGAGCACGGTGACTTCGAGCGGATCGCCTACAACTCCTGCCGGGACCGGCACTGCCCCAAGTGCCAGGCCCTGGCCCAGGAACGCTGGCTCGACAAGGAGACCCAGCGCCTCCTGGACGTGCCCCACTTCCACCTGGTGTTCACCCTCCCGGCGGAACTGCGGTTCCTGGCCCGGCAGTATCCGGCCAAGTTCTACGGCGCCCTGTTCCGGGCAGCGACGAAGACCCTCCTGAAGCTGTTCCGGAGCCGACTGAAGGCCATTCCCGGCCTGCTGCTGGTGCTGCACACCTGGACCCGGGAGTTGACCTTCCACCCCCACCTCCATGTGCTGGTCACCGCCGGGGGCCTCGCCCTCGACGGCGGAGGCTTCATCCCCAGCGGGAAGAATTACCTGTTCCCGGTGGCCATGATGGGTGAGGTGTTCCGGGCCAAGATGCTCAACGCCCTGGGCCGGCTCCAGGCGAAGGGCGCCTTCCCTGAGGTCCCGAAGGAACTCTACGCCAGTCGGATGGCCACGGTCAGCGATCTGGACTGGGGCGTCCACGCCAAGAAGCCGTTCGGGCACTCCAGCCATGTGGCCGGCTACCTGGCCCGGTACACCCACCGGGTCGGCATCGCCAACTCCCGGCTCCTGGACGTCACCGAGGACCGGGTGACGTTCGCCACCAAGAACGGCAACACTGCAACGGTCCACCCCGTGGAGTTCCTCGAGCGCCTGGTCCAGCACGTCCTCCCCCCGGGCTTCCACAAGATCCGTCATGCCGGCCTCTACGGCTCCCTCCAGGCTGGCGGCCTTCTGGAGAAGGCCAGGGCCATCGTCGGGACCTGCAAGAAGCCCCGGAAGGATCCATCCGACCTGGAACGGGTGGAACGCGAATCCCAGACCTGCCCGGTCTGCGGCGGGGCCCTCCGTCGGACACCCCTGCCCGCCACCATCCGCGCACCGCCCGAGGACGATCCATGCTGA